A DNA window from Helianthus annuus cultivar XRQ/B chromosome 15, HanXRQr2.0-SUNRISE, whole genome shotgun sequence contains the following coding sequences:
- the LOC110911091 gene encoding F-box protein SKIP2, which yields MGQSSSTHAPPRSTHRHHRSSSFSTRSDIFSFIHSKPNNTIQTPIIISDQIIPTTIIDYTSEIPDECLALIFQFLTSTDRKHCSLVSSRWLLVEGQSRHRLALNAQADVLPLIPSIFSRFDSVTKLALRCDRRSVSVGDEGLVLISQRCPNLTRLKLRGCREVSAVGMSSVAKNCRFLKKFSCGSCMFGAKGINALLENSCSLEELSVKRLRDVNDGSAEPIGIGAAANSLKSVCLKELYNGQLFGSLICGAKRLKTLKLLRCLGDWDRLLTEVTDSDNCLVEVHLDRVQVSDVGLSSLSNCSKLEILHIVKTPECTNVGVVAVAEHCRYLRKLHIDGWRTNRIGNEGLLAIAKHSANLQELVLIGVNPNAVSLEAIATNCQKLERLALCGSETIADGEISCIASKCVALKKLCIKGCPVSDEGIEAFAWGCPKLVKIKVKKCKNVTCEVGDWLRARRGSLVVNLDVCEVETEVVDASASDGGVQEDAVEFPPIVSQPNPPPIRSNSTGNSRRTSIFKTRFGFLGGRGLVPCTFRRWSNGNSSSNSNGSS from the coding sequence ATGGGCCAATCCTCTTCCACCCACGCGCCACCGCGGTCaacccaccgccaccaccgctcCTCCTCCTTCTCCACCCGATCAGACATCTTCTCTTTCATCCACTCCAAACCCAACAACACTATCCAAACTCCTATAATCATTTCAGATCAAATCATTCCCACCACAATAATAGACTACACATCTGAAATTCCAGACGAATGTTTAGCCTTAATCTTCCAATTCCTCACCTCCACCGACCGTAAACACTGCTCCCTCGTCTCCTCCCGCTGGCTCCTCGTCGAAGGCCAGAGCCGCCACCGCCTGGCCCTCAACGCTCAAGCAGACGTTCTACCACTCATTCCATCTATCTTCTCCCGATTCGACTCCGTTACGAAGCTCGCTCTCCGCTGCGACCGTAGATCCGTATCTGTAGGGGACGAAGGATTGGTTCTGATATCCCAACGGTGCCCTAATCTCACGCGCCTTAAGCTACGCGGCTGCCGTGAGGTATCCGCTGTAGGTATGTCTTCCGTAGCGAAAAACTGTAGGTTTTTGAAGAAATTCTCGTGTGGATCTTGTATGTTTGGAGCGAAAGGGATCAACGCGCTGCTTGAAAACAGTTGTTCACTTGAGGAGCTTTCGGTTAAGCGGCTACGAGATGTTAACGACGGCTCAGCCGAGCCGATTGGTATTGGCGCGGCTGCGAATTCGTTGAAATCGGTTTGTTTGAAAGAGCTTTATAACGGACAGTTGTTTGGCTCGTTGATTTGTGGTGCGAAGAGATTGAAGACGTTGAAGTTGTTAAGATGTTTGGGTGATTGGGATAGGTTGTTAACGGAGGTTACTGATTCGGATAATTGTTTGGTTGAAGTTCATTTGGATAGGGTTCAAGTGAGTGATGTTGGTTTGAGTTCGTTATCGAATTGTTCGAAATTGGAGATTCTGCATATTGTTAAAACGCCCGAGTGTACGAATGTTGGAGTTGTTGCGGTCGCGGAACACTGTAGGTATTTGCGGAAGCTTCATATCGATGGATGGAGAACGAATAGGATAGGGAACGAGGGTTTGCTAGCGATTGCGAAGCATAGCGCGAACCTTCAAGAGTTGGTGTTGATTGGGGTTAATCCGAATGCCGTTAGTTTAGAAGCGATTGCGACGAATTGTCAGAAGTTGGAGAGGTTGGCGTTGTGTGGAAGTGAGACGATAGCGGATGGGGAGATATCGTGTATTGCGTCGAAATGCGTTGCGTTAAAGAAGCTTTGTATAAAGGGGTGTCCTGTGTCTGATGAAGGGATTGAAGCTTTCGCTTGGGGGTGTCCGAAATTGGTTAAGATTAAGGTGAAGAAATGCAAGAATGTGACGTGTGAGGTTGGGGATTGGTTACGCGCGCGCAGAGGTTCGTTGGTGGTTAATTTGGATGTGTGTGAGGTCGAGACTGAGGTGGTGGATGCGAGCGCTAGTGATGGTGGAGTGCAAGAGGATGCGGTTGAGTTTCCGCCGATTGTTAGCCAGCCTAACCCGCCTCCGATTAGATCCAACTCGACGGGTAACAGTCGTCGAACGTCTATCTTCAAGACGAGATTCGGGTTTCTTGGAGGTAGGGGACTTGTGCCTTGCACTTTCAGGAGATGGTCAAATGGTAATAGCAGTTCCAATTCCAATGGTAGCTCATGA